A genomic stretch from Pomacea canaliculata isolate SZHN2017 linkage group LG2, ASM307304v1, whole genome shotgun sequence includes:
- the LOC112558302 gene encoding O-acyltransferase like protein-like isoform X1, with the protein MKKIRFVVLVLLLALRIRDSQSIGQTGGLPTNNASVMATPSGTSLSIMKTGDISSHSSSMETGTINSSSVTSSLKNVQFGVSSATPSPVKVSTRNTSSVDTPSAIQSTEIVTRKTEPETPVSRTSALGNSVSGTSVSVVSGLGGQPSSFSSFVASSSGSTSHSFTGTVPTATKAEDIPLSSSFRDNSYVTNEATPSSFPKADSKNLSESPSLTLHNSTLLGDSASSTPASGTGETSGVAQELQSFLSLLGIVSGNSSRSMTAEFLPSLMNSGILLQNTLQKLSLVTQDLQLSIHCAADLAAFQTGLQKGEPWTLQMIDAMGKPQAGILLGEKTLVGQYDECRGISQKMNDGVIEGLFCTLQVKMDFSSLGGQLALLSQVLGTVFVDICLPASCRDDVGLLATDVADAFGQKVLGTTCVAPKDPTGDQLFWVTIGIIAFLGLLGACGTAYGVRLKGSDKGATTQSTARTAHSYINMAFNGETHTSGRTTLQEVMVEDKNPSPTVTSSPEPVESGVIRSRGLCSKLLLSFSVLENGKKLLSFERGQGDLSCLHGIRVITITWVILGHCFSAPPGTTANSVGNTAAVMTMIQDWTMTPLVSGTLSVDTFFLLSGCLTSYLFLRQAQKAGGITCRNMILYYVHRFWRLTPLYMMTIMFYAGIMPYLMSGPYDNSQTAAVTNCKKYWWANLLYVNNIVTMKKLCLGWSWYLSDDMQFYVIAPIILVPWVFGKRTIGILICIAMIIVHIVTNSIFITRDHLQYLYGNTQMDYMTEVYFPPWTRVAPFVLGVLLGYMLHSTGCKYKMQRLLVLLGWLSAAGVGLTAVYTQFDNVKDVDKTLHLAWDSNQFAVYEALSRPAWACAVAWVVLACCTDHGGFVNTFLSWRGWAPLSRLTYGAYLFHLITFCVIMGNKIAPFHLSSWTVAELTISVTVLTYMVSFVFSLLVESPTLGLEKALLGGAGNRKH; encoded by the exons atgaagaaaattaGGTTCGTTGTGTTGGTTCTCCTGCTCGCATTGAGGATAAGAGACAGTCAATCTATTGGTCAGACGGGAGGCTTACCAACCAATAATGCTAGTGTCATGGCCACTCCCTCTGGTACCTCCTTGTCCATAATGAAGACAGGCGATATCTCTTCTCACTCCTCTTCTATGGAAACTGGCACAATAAATTCCTCTTCAGTGACCTCATCGTTAAAAAATGTGCAGTTCGGAGTTAGCTCAGCGACTCCTTCTCCAGTGAAGGTAAGCACCAGAAACACTTCTTCAGTTGACACCCCTTCAGCTATCCAATCAACTGAAATTGTTACTAGAAAAACTGAACCAGAAACCCCAGTATCGAGAACCTCAGCATTGGGGAATTCAGTGTCAGGGACATCAGTGTCTGTGGTCTCCGGCTTAGGAGGTCAGCCATCAAGTTTTTCGTCTTTCGTAGCCTCGTCCTCGGGATCCACAAGCCACTCGTTTACAGGAACTGTTCCCACTGCAACAAAGGCAGAGGATATCCCTTTGAGTTCTTCTTTCAGAGACAACTCCTATGTGACTAATGAAGCCACACCTTCGTCCTTCCCTAAAGCAGACTCGAAAAACCTAAGTGAATCTCCATCCTTGACTTTGCACAACTCGACACTTCTTGGCGATAGTGCCAGCTCCACCCCTGCTTCCGGTACTGGTGAGACTTCCGGTGTTGCTCAGGAGCTTCAGagctttttgtctttgttaggAATAGTATCGGGCAACTCCAGCAGATCCATGACAGCCGAATTTCTGCCCTCGCTGATGAATAGCGGCATTTTGCTTCAGAACACTTTGCAGAAGCTCAGTCTCGTGACTCAAGACCTACAATTATCAATACACTGCGCGGCGGACCTTGCAGCCTTCCAGACGGGACTTCAAAAGGGGGAACCTTGGACCTTACAAA TGATAGACGCCATGGGAAAACCACAGGCAGGTATACTGCTAGGGGAGAAAACACTTGTGGGACAGTATGACGAATGTCGGGGGATTTCCCAAAAGATGAATGATGGTGTGATCGAGGGGCTGTTTTGTACTCTTCAAGTGAAGATGGACTTTTCCAGTCTCGGTGGTCAACTG GCTCTTCTGAGCCAAGTCCTCGGCACCGTATTCGTTGACATCTGTCTTCCGGCTTCATGTAGAGACGACGTGGGCCTGCTGGCGACAGACGTAGCTG ACGCCTTTGGACAAAAAGTTCTTGGGACGACCTGCGTCGCGCCCAAGGATCCTACTGGTGACCAACTATTCTGGGTCACCAT AGGGATCATCGCCTTCCTTGGCCTCCTTGGAGCGTGTGGCACAGCCTACGGCGTTCGCCTCAAAGGGAGCGACAAAGGGGCGACAACACAAAGCACGGCGAGGACGGCGCACTCATATATCAATATGGCTTTTAATGGGGAAACACACACCAGTGGAAGAACCACATTACAGGAAGTAATGGTTGAAGACAAGAATCCCTCACCTACGGTAACTTCCAGTCCCGAACCAGTGGAGTCCGGGGTCATCAGATCCAGAG GTCTGTGTTCCAAACTGCTGTTGAGTTTCTCGGTACTAGAAAACGGCAAAAAGTTGCTAAGCTTTGAGAGAGGTCAAGGTGACCTGTCCTGCCTTCACGGCATCCGGGTCATTACCATCACGTGGGTCATCCTGGGTCACTGCTTTTCCGCTCCACCTGGCACAACAGCCAACTCAGTAG GAAACACAGCAGCCGTGATGACCATGATACAAGACTGGACAATGACACCTTTAGTCAGTGGAACTCTTTCTGTTGATACCTTCTTCCTTTTAAG CGGTTGCCTGACATCCTACCTGTTCTTACGACAGGCACAGAAGGCTGGCGGCATCACGTGCAGGAACATGATTCTGTACTACGTGCACCGATTCTGGAG GCTGACACCTTTGTATATGATGACTATCATGTTTTATGCCGGAATAATGCCATACCTTATGAGCGGTCCCTACGACAACTCGCAAACAGCTGCCGTGACGAACTGCAAGAAGTACTGGTGGGCTAACCTTCTCTATGTCAACAACATTGTTACGATGAAGAAACTG TGTCTGGGCTGGAGCTGGTATCTGTCTGATGACATGCAGTTCTATGTCATTGCCCCCATTATTCTCGTGCCATGGGTATTCGG GAAAAGGACTATCGGGATTCTTATCTGCATTGCTATGATCATCGTTCACATCGTCACAAACTCCATTTTTATCACAAGAGATCATCTACAATATCTCTATGG AAATACTCAGATGGACTATATGACAGAAGTCTACTTTCCTCCCTGGACCCGTGTTGCTCCATTTGTACTCGGTGTCCTCCTGGGCTACATGCTGCACTCCACTGGATGCAAGTACAAAATGCAGCGG CTTCTCGTCCTGTTAGGGTGGCTCTCGGCAGCTGGGGTAGGTCTGACCGCTGTTTACACTCAGTTTGATAATGTCAAAGATGTGGACAAGACTCTGCACCTGGCCTGGGACTCAAACCAGTTTGCCGTGTACGAGGCTCTCAGTCGACCAGCGTGGGCATGCGCAGTGGCTTGGGTCGTACTGGCTTGTTGCACAGATCATGGAG GCTTTGTAAACACCTTCTTGTCCTGGAGGGGCTGGGCGCCTCTGTCACGGCTGACCTACGGGGCCTACCTGTTCCACCTCATCACATTCTGTGTCATCATGGGCAACAAAATCGCACCTTTCCATCTTTCCTCCTGGACTGTG gcCGAGCTAACCATCTCTGTCACGGTTCTAACCTACATGGTGTCCTTCGTCTTCTCGCTGTTGGTGGAGTCGCCTACTCTTGGCCTCGAGAAGGCGCTGCTTGGTGGCGCTGGTAACAGAAAACATTAG
- the LOC112558302 gene encoding O-acyltransferase like protein-like isoform X3, producing MKKIRFVVLVLLLALRIRDSQSIGQTGGLPTNNASVMATPSGTSLSIMKTGDISSHSSSMETGTINSSSVTSSLKNVQFGVSSATPSPVKVSTRNTSSVDTPSAIQSTEIVTRKTEPETPVSRTSALGNSVSGTSVSVVSGLGGQPSSFSSFVASSSGSTSHSFTGTVPTATKAEDIPLSSSFRDNSYVTNEATPSSFPKADSKNLSESPSLTLHNSTLLGDSASSTPASGTGETSGVAQELQSFLSLLGIVSGNSSRSMTAEFLPSLMNSGILLQNTLQKLSLVTQDLQLSIHCAADLAAFQTGLQKGEPWTLQMIDAMGKPQAGILLGEKTLVGQYDECRGISQKMNDGVIEGLFCTLQVKMDFSSLGGQLALLSQVLGTVFVDICLPASCRDDVGLLATDVADAFGQKVLGTTCVAPKDPTGDQLFWVTIGIIAFLGLLGACGTAYGVRLKGSDKGATTQSTARTAHSYINMAFNGETHTSGRTTLQEVMVEDKNPSPTVTSSPEPVESGVIRSRGLCSKLLLSFSVLENGKKLLSFERGQGDLSCLHGIRVITITWVILGHCFSAPPGTTANSVGNTAAVMTMIQDWTMTPLVSGTLSVDTFFLLSGCLTSYLFLRQAQKAGGITCRNMILYYVHRFWRLTPLYMMTIMFYAGIMPYLMSGPYDNSQTAAVTNCKKYWWANLLYVNNIVTMKKLCLGWSWYLSDDMQFYVIAPIILVPWVFGKRTIGILICIAMIIVHIVTNSIFITRDHLQYLYGNTQMDYMTEVYFPPWTRVAPFVLGVLLGYMLHSTGCKYKMQRLLVLLGWLSAAGVGLTAVYTQFDNVKDVDKTLHLAWDSNQFAVYEALSRPAWACAVAWVVLACCTDHGGFVNTFLSWRGWAPLSRLTYGVYLFHLITFCVIMGNKIAPFHLSSWTVAELTISITVLTYMVSFVFSLLVESPALGLEKVLLGNRKQL from the exons atgaagaaaattaGGTTCGTTGTGTTGGTTCTCCTGCTCGCATTGAGGATAAGAGACAGTCAATCTATTGGTCAGACGGGAGGCTTACCAACCAATAATGCTAGTGTCATGGCCACTCCCTCTGGTACCTCCTTGTCCATAATGAAGACAGGCGATATCTCTTCTCACTCCTCTTCTATGGAAACTGGCACAATAAATTCCTCTTCAGTGACCTCATCGTTAAAAAATGTGCAGTTCGGAGTTAGCTCAGCGACTCCTTCTCCAGTGAAGGTAAGCACCAGAAACACTTCTTCAGTTGACACCCCTTCAGCTATCCAATCAACTGAAATTGTTACTAGAAAAACTGAACCAGAAACCCCAGTATCGAGAACCTCAGCATTGGGGAATTCAGTGTCAGGGACATCAGTGTCTGTGGTCTCCGGCTTAGGAGGTCAGCCATCAAGTTTTTCGTCTTTCGTAGCCTCGTCCTCGGGATCCACAAGCCACTCGTTTACAGGAACTGTTCCCACTGCAACAAAGGCAGAGGATATCCCTTTGAGTTCTTCTTTCAGAGACAACTCCTATGTGACTAATGAAGCCACACCTTCGTCCTTCCCTAAAGCAGACTCGAAAAACCTAAGTGAATCTCCATCCTTGACTTTGCACAACTCGACACTTCTTGGCGATAGTGCCAGCTCCACCCCTGCTTCCGGTACTGGTGAGACTTCCGGTGTTGCTCAGGAGCTTCAGagctttttgtctttgttaggAATAGTATCGGGCAACTCCAGCAGATCCATGACAGCCGAATTTCTGCCCTCGCTGATGAATAGCGGCATTTTGCTTCAGAACACTTTGCAGAAGCTCAGTCTCGTGACTCAAGACCTACAATTATCAATACACTGCGCGGCGGACCTTGCAGCCTTCCAGACGGGACTTCAAAAGGGGGAACCTTGGACCTTACAAA TGATAGACGCCATGGGAAAACCACAGGCAGGTATACTGCTAGGGGAGAAAACACTTGTGGGACAGTATGACGAATGTCGGGGGATTTCCCAAAAGATGAATGATGGTGTGATCGAGGGGCTGTTTTGTACTCTTCAAGTGAAGATGGACTTTTCCAGTCTCGGTGGTCAACTG GCTCTTCTGAGCCAAGTCCTCGGCACCGTATTCGTTGACATCTGTCTTCCGGCTTCATGTAGAGACGACGTGGGCCTGCTGGCGACAGACGTAGCTG ACGCCTTTGGACAAAAAGTTCTTGGGACGACCTGCGTCGCGCCCAAGGATCCTACTGGTGACCAACTATTCTGGGTCACCAT AGGGATCATCGCCTTCCTTGGCCTCCTTGGAGCGTGTGGCACAGCCTACGGCGTTCGCCTCAAAGGGAGCGACAAAGGGGCGACAACACAAAGCACGGCGAGGACGGCGCACTCATATATCAATATGGCTTTTAATGGGGAAACACACACCAGTGGAAGAACCACATTACAGGAAGTAATGGTTGAAGACAAGAATCCCTCACCTACGGTAACTTCCAGTCCCGAACCAGTGGAGTCCGGGGTCATCAGATCCAGAG GTCTGTGTTCCAAACTGCTGTTGAGTTTCTCGGTACTAGAAAACGGCAAAAAGTTGCTAAGCTTTGAGAGAGGTCAAGGTGACCTGTCCTGCCTTCACGGCATCCGGGTCATTACCATCACGTGGGTCATCCTGGGTCACTGCTTTTCCGCTCCACCTGGCACAACAGCCAACTCAGTAG GAAACACAGCAGCCGTGATGACCATGATACAAGACTGGACAATGACACCTTTAGTCAGTGGAACTCTTTCTGTTGATACCTTCTTCCTTTTAAG CGGTTGCCTGACATCCTACCTGTTCTTACGACAGGCACAGAAGGCTGGCGGCATCACGTGCAGGAACATGATTCTGTACTACGTGCACCGATTCTGGAG GCTGACACCTTTGTATATGATGACTATCATGTTTTATGCCGGAATAATGCCATACCTTATGAGCGGTCCCTACGACAACTCGCAAACAGCTGCCGTGACGAACTGCAAGAAGTACTGGTGGGCTAACCTTCTCTATGTCAACAACATTGTTACGATGAAGAAACTG TGTCTGGGCTGGAGCTGGTATCTGTCTGATGACATGCAGTTCTATGTCATTGCCCCCATTATTCTCGTGCCATGGGTATTCGG GAAAAGGACTATCGGGATTCTTATCTGCATTGCTATGATCATCGTTCACATCGTCACAAACTCCATTTTTATCACAAGAGATCATCTACAATATCTCTATGG AAATACTCAGATGGACTATATGACAGAAGTCTACTTTCCTCCCTGGACCCGTGTTGCTCCATTTGTACTCGGTGTCCTCCTGGGCTACATGCTGCACTCCACTGGATGCAAGTACAAAATGCAGCGG CTTCTCGTCCTGTTAGGGTGGCTCTCGGCAGCTGGGGTAGGTCTGACCGCTGTTTACACTCAGTTTGATAATGTCAAAGATGTGGACAAGACTCTGCACCTGGCCTGGGACTCAAACCAGTTTGCCGTGTACGAGGCTCTCAGTCGACCAGCGTGGGCATGCGCAGTGGCTTGGGTCGTACTGGCTTGTTGCACAGATCATGGAG
- the LOC112558310 gene encoding solute carrier family 23 member 1-like: MFGKKNLLPHSPDMRRENGVVNLTHSHSVDDLPLQVMTRVDSDPRRTSAEVTVQSEVSDSKQPSPSPVVRAEVKGGRNSRASDFCCFSSCQESPTEDTHVSCEEEGEEEGRQHHTEQERQLGILYSVTDVPPVRLCFLFGLQHVLLSISATISIPLIVSRLICADDLTLVKSEIMSTFLFMCGVCTILQSTLGVRLPIIQGGCHTFIPAIAALLSLQMWKCPDMEALTSANATEEITEAWQSRMREVQGGIMTASLAQVIIGCTGMLGLLLEYLGPITVVPTISLVGLSLVDVALQFCQKHWGITALTVGLVFLFSLYLSKVRVPFPSWTRTKGCRLVKYPIFMLFPVILAVVIAWAFSAILTATDTLKEPGVRTDSKFEVLQIAQWFFVPYPGQWGMPTVSLASFMAMFAATITSIIESVADYYACARISGVPPPPAHAVNRGIAIEGLGSLISGAVGSGGATTSYSQNVGAIGFTKVASRWAFVAAGIIFLVSGLCGKFGAFLTMLPDPVLGGIVLVSFGMVTSVGLSNLSFVDLSSGRNLCIIGSSLLVGLMVPRYLADHPDAIQTGNSDLDQVLKVLMGTAMFVGGALAFFLDLTVPGTPEERGIIKWRQIADLADSSQSSDNDHITANLYGFPCLAACLRRITCCSYVPFMPTFAFRRCSPFKRLCRRSRGPSSADN; encoded by the exons ATGTTTG GTAAGAAGAATCTGCTTCCGCACAGCCCAGACATGCGCCGTGAGAACGGTGTGGTCAACCTGACTCACTCCCACAGTGTGGACGACCTGCCGCTGCAGGTCATGACGAGGGTGGACTCCGACCCCAGGCGGACGTCAGCTGAGGTCACCGTGCAAAGTGAGGTCAGCGACAGCAAGCAGCCGTCACCGTCTCCTGTGGTCAGGGCAGAGGTCAAGGGAGGCAGGAACTCGCGAGCATCCGATTTTTGTTGCTTCTCTTCGTGTCAGGAATCACCCACAGAAGATACGCACGTGTCGtgtgaggaggagggggaagaggAAGGGAGGCAACACCACACTGAGCAGGAGAGGCAACTAGGGATACTGTACTCTGTGACGGACGTGCCGCCGGTTCGCCTGTGCTTCTTGTTTGGGCTTCAG CATGTTCTGCTGAGCATCAGCGCCACCATTTCTATCCCACTCATCGTCAGTCGTCTCATCTGTGCCGACGACCTGACTTTGGTCAAGTCAGAGATCATGTCCACCTTCCTCTTCATGTGCGGGGTGTGCACCATTCTCCAAAGCACTCTCGGCGTCAG acTTCCCATCATCCAAGGCGGCTGCCACACGTTCATTCCCGCCATCGCTGCTCTGCTGTCGCTGCAGATGTGGAAATGTCCTGATATGG AGGCTTTGACAAGTGCCAATGCAACTGAGGAAATCACTGAAGCGTGGCAGAGCCGAATGCGAGAG GTTCAAGGCGGCATCATGACAGCGTCTCTAGCCCAGGTAATTATCGGCTGCACGGGCATGCTGGGACTGCTGCTGGAGTACCTGGGCCCCATCACTGTCGTCCCCACCATCTCTCTTGTAGGGTTGTCGCTGGTGGACGTGGCTCTCCAGTTCTGCCAGAAACACTGGGGCATCACGGCGCT GACTGTTGGTCTCGTGTTCCTCTTCTCGCTGTACCTCAGCAAAGTCAGGGTACCCTTCCCTTCATGGACCAGAACAAAAGGCTGCCGACTTGTCAAGTACCCCATCTTCATGTTATTTCCG GTGATACTGGCAGTTGTCATCGCCTGGGCATTTAGCGCCATCTTGACGGCCACTGACACTTTGAAGGAACCGGGTGTGCGCACTGATTCCAAATTCGAAGTTCTCCAAATAGCTCAGTGGTTTTTCGTCCCATATCCGG GTCAGTGGGGGATGCCGACAGTCAGTCTCGCCAGCTTCATGGCCATGTTTGCCGCCACCATCACCTCCATCATCGAGTCCGTGGCCGACTACTacgcatgcgcgcgcatctCGGGAGTTCCGCCGCCGCCTGCGCACGCTGTCAACCGCGGCATCGCCATCGAGGGCTTGGGCAGCCTGATTTCCGGTGCAGTGGGGTCAGGGGGTGCAACGACCTCGTACAGCCAGAACGTAGGCGCCATCGGCTTCACGAAG GTGGCGAGTCGCTGGGCGTTCGTGGCCGCAGGTATCATATTCCTGGTCAGCGGGCTGTGCGGCAAGTTCGGCGCCTTCCTGACCATGCTGCCAGACCCAGTGCTGGGGGGCATAGTACTGGTCAGCTTCGGCATGGTCACCTCCGTGGGGCTGTCCAATCTCTCCTTCGTCGACCTTTCCTCGGGTCGCAACCTTTGCATCATCGGCTCCTCATTGCTGGTGGGCCTCATGGTACCCCGCTACCTGGCCGACCACCCGGACGCCATTCAGACAG GTAACAGCGACCTGGACCAGGTGCTCAAGGTTCTGATGGGTACAGCCATGTTTGTGGGCGGTGCTCTGGCTTTCTTCCTCGACCTTACCGTGCCAG GCACTCCAGAAGAGAGAGGCATCATAAAATGGCGTCAGATTGCGGACCTCGCAGACTCCAGCCAGTCTTCAGACAACGACCACATCACGGCCAACCTCTACGGCTTTCCGTGCCTGGCTGCCTGCCTACGTCGTATTACGTGCTGCAGTTACGTCCCCTTCATGCCCACCTTCGCCTTCAGACGGTGCTCTCCCTTCAAGAGGTTGTGTCGGAGGTCACGTGGCCCCTCATCAGCAGACAACTGA
- the LOC112558302 gene encoding O-acyltransferase like protein-like isoform X2 yields MKKIRFVVLVLLLALRIRDSQSIGQTGGLPTNNASVMATPSGTSLSIMKTGDISSHSSSMETGTINSSSVTSSLKNVQFGVSSATPSPVKVSTRNTSSVDTPSAIQSTEIVTRKTEPETPVSRTSALGNSVSGTSVSVVSGLGGQPSSFSSFVASSSGSTSHSFTGTVPTATKAEDIPLSSSFRDNSYVTNEATPSSFPKADSKNLSESPSLTLHNSTLLGDSASSTPASGTGETSGVAQELQSFLSLLGIVSGNSSRSMTAEFLPSLMNSGILLQNTLQKLSLVTQDLQLSIHCAADLAAFQTGLQKGEPWTLQMIDAMGKPQAGILLGEKTLVGQYDECRGISQKMNDGVIEGLFCTLQVKMDFSSLGGQLALLSQVLGTVFVDICLPASCRDDVGLLATDVADAFGQKVLGTTCVAPKDPTGDQLFWVTIGIIAFLGLLGACGTAYGVRLKGSDKGATTQSTARTAHSYINMAFNGETHTSGRTTLQEVMVEDKNPSPTVTSSPEPVESGVIRSRGLCSKLLLSFSVLENGKKLLSFERGQGDLSCLHGIRVITITWVILGHCFSAPPGTTANSVGNTAAVMTMIQDWTMTPLVSGTLSVDTFFLLSGCLTSYLFLRQAQKAGGITCRNMILYYVHRFWRLTPLYMMTIMFYAGIMPYLMSGPYDNSQTAAVTNCKKYWWANLLYVNNIVTMKKLCLGWSWYLSDDMQFYVIAPIILVPWVFGKRTIGILICIAMIIVHIVTNSIFITRDHLQYLYGNTQMDYMTEVYFPPWTRVAPFVLGVLLGYMLHSTGCKYKMQRLLVLLGWLSAAGVGLTAVYTQFDNVKDVDKTLHLAWDSNQFAVYEALSRPAWACAVAWVVLACCTDHGGFVNTFLSWRGWAPLSRLTYGAYLFHLITFCVIMGNKIAPFHLSSWTVAELTISITVLTYMVSFVFSLLVESPALGLEKVLLGNRKQL; encoded by the exons atgaagaaaattaGGTTCGTTGTGTTGGTTCTCCTGCTCGCATTGAGGATAAGAGACAGTCAATCTATTGGTCAGACGGGAGGCTTACCAACCAATAATGCTAGTGTCATGGCCACTCCCTCTGGTACCTCCTTGTCCATAATGAAGACAGGCGATATCTCTTCTCACTCCTCTTCTATGGAAACTGGCACAATAAATTCCTCTTCAGTGACCTCATCGTTAAAAAATGTGCAGTTCGGAGTTAGCTCAGCGACTCCTTCTCCAGTGAAGGTAAGCACCAGAAACACTTCTTCAGTTGACACCCCTTCAGCTATCCAATCAACTGAAATTGTTACTAGAAAAACTGAACCAGAAACCCCAGTATCGAGAACCTCAGCATTGGGGAATTCAGTGTCAGGGACATCAGTGTCTGTGGTCTCCGGCTTAGGAGGTCAGCCATCAAGTTTTTCGTCTTTCGTAGCCTCGTCCTCGGGATCCACAAGCCACTCGTTTACAGGAACTGTTCCCACTGCAACAAAGGCAGAGGATATCCCTTTGAGTTCTTCTTTCAGAGACAACTCCTATGTGACTAATGAAGCCACACCTTCGTCCTTCCCTAAAGCAGACTCGAAAAACCTAAGTGAATCTCCATCCTTGACTTTGCACAACTCGACACTTCTTGGCGATAGTGCCAGCTCCACCCCTGCTTCCGGTACTGGTGAGACTTCCGGTGTTGCTCAGGAGCTTCAGagctttttgtctttgttaggAATAGTATCGGGCAACTCCAGCAGATCCATGACAGCCGAATTTCTGCCCTCGCTGATGAATAGCGGCATTTTGCTTCAGAACACTTTGCAGAAGCTCAGTCTCGTGACTCAAGACCTACAATTATCAATACACTGCGCGGCGGACCTTGCAGCCTTCCAGACGGGACTTCAAAAGGGGGAACCTTGGACCTTACAAA TGATAGACGCCATGGGAAAACCACAGGCAGGTATACTGCTAGGGGAGAAAACACTTGTGGGACAGTATGACGAATGTCGGGGGATTTCCCAAAAGATGAATGATGGTGTGATCGAGGGGCTGTTTTGTACTCTTCAAGTGAAGATGGACTTTTCCAGTCTCGGTGGTCAACTG GCTCTTCTGAGCCAAGTCCTCGGCACCGTATTCGTTGACATCTGTCTTCCGGCTTCATGTAGAGACGACGTGGGCCTGCTGGCGACAGACGTAGCTG ACGCCTTTGGACAAAAAGTTCTTGGGACGACCTGCGTCGCGCCCAAGGATCCTACTGGTGACCAACTATTCTGGGTCACCAT AGGGATCATCGCCTTCCTTGGCCTCCTTGGAGCGTGTGGCACAGCCTACGGCGTTCGCCTCAAAGGGAGCGACAAAGGGGCGACAACACAAAGCACGGCGAGGACGGCGCACTCATATATCAATATGGCTTTTAATGGGGAAACACACACCAGTGGAAGAACCACATTACAGGAAGTAATGGTTGAAGACAAGAATCCCTCACCTACGGTAACTTCCAGTCCCGAACCAGTGGAGTCCGGGGTCATCAGATCCAGAG GTCTGTGTTCCAAACTGCTGTTGAGTTTCTCGGTACTAGAAAACGGCAAAAAGTTGCTAAGCTTTGAGAGAGGTCAAGGTGACCTGTCCTGCCTTCACGGCATCCGGGTCATTACCATCACGTGGGTCATCCTGGGTCACTGCTTTTCCGCTCCACCTGGCACAACAGCCAACTCAGTAG GAAACACAGCAGCCGTGATGACCATGATACAAGACTGGACAATGACACCTTTAGTCAGTGGAACTCTTTCTGTTGATACCTTCTTCCTTTTAAG CGGTTGCCTGACATCCTACCTGTTCTTACGACAGGCACAGAAGGCTGGCGGCATCACGTGCAGGAACATGATTCTGTACTACGTGCACCGATTCTGGAG GCTGACACCTTTGTATATGATGACTATCATGTTTTATGCCGGAATAATGCCATACCTTATGAGCGGTCCCTACGACAACTCGCAAACAGCTGCCGTGACGAACTGCAAGAAGTACTGGTGGGCTAACCTTCTCTATGTCAACAACATTGTTACGATGAAGAAACTG TGTCTGGGCTGGAGCTGGTATCTGTCTGATGACATGCAGTTCTATGTCATTGCCCCCATTATTCTCGTGCCATGGGTATTCGG GAAAAGGACTATCGGGATTCTTATCTGCATTGCTATGATCATCGTTCACATCGTCACAAACTCCATTTTTATCACAAGAGATCATCTACAATATCTCTATGG AAATACTCAGATGGACTATATGACAGAAGTCTACTTTCCTCCCTGGACCCGTGTTGCTCCATTTGTACTCGGTGTCCTCCTGGGCTACATGCTGCACTCCACTGGATGCAAGTACAAAATGCAGCGG CTTCTCGTCCTGTTAGGGTGGCTCTCGGCAGCTGGGGTAGGTCTGACCGCTGTTTACACTCAGTTTGATAATGTCAAAGATGTGGACAAGACTCTGCACCTGGCCTGGGACTCAAACCAGTTTGCCGTGTACGAGGCTCTCAGTCGACCAGCGTGGGCATGCGCAGTGGCTTGGGTCGTACTGGCTTGTTGCACAGATCATGGAG GCTTTGTAAACACCTTCTTGTCCTGGAGGGGCTGGGCGCCTCTGTCACGGCTGACCTACGGGGCCTACCTGTTCCACCTCATCACATTCTGTGTCATCATGGGCAACAAAATCGCACCTTTCCATCTTTCCTCCTGGACTGTG